The nucleotide window TAGCCATATGATGCCGGATATAGACCGTTCTTCACTTGCACCTGAAGAGCCTTCTCTTGCAGAAATGACAGAGAAATCCATTGAACTGTTATCTCAAGATAAAAATGGCTTCTTCTTAATGGTTGAAGGCAGTCAGGTTGACTGGGCAAACCACGCCAATGATCCAAACTACGCTGTAACCGATTTTCTGGCTTTTGATAAAGCTGTTACAGTTGCAGTTGATTTTGCTAAAAAAGACGGGAATACTCTAGTTATAGCTTTTCCGGATCACAATACAGGTGGCATGACTATTGGCAGCAATTCTGACTCTAATTATACATCCACAACAGTAGAAGATGTAATTGCTCCTCTCAAAGGCATGAAACTCAGTTCTACTGGTCTTGAGACAAAAATAGGGACAGATCTTTCATCCGAAAATATTAAAAAACAACTGAAAACCTGGTGGGGCATTGATGCTACTGATGAAGACATAACTGAAATTCTCAAACTCTACAACAATGAAAAGGGTCTCTCACTTGACTATGCCATCAGTGAGGTAATCAGCCGCAATCACACAGTAATTGGCTGGACTACTCATGGGCACTCAGGAGATGATGTTCCTCTGTGGGCCTATGGTCCTGACCACCTGACAGGTCATGTTGATAATACCGAAATTGCAGGATATATAGCTAAAGAACTCGGATTTGACCTTAACAAGACTAACTCGTGTCTCTTTACTGAAGTGGGAGAGGTTTTCTCCAAAGACAACGGAGATGGGAAACTGGATAAAAATGAATATCTGCTAAATACTACAGATTCCTCAAATCCTGTGTTGCAAATTGGAGATGACAAACTGCCAGTGAATACGAATATTCTTATCAAGAATGGTGTAGCTCATGAGCTGGAAGGAATAGTTGTCTATGCTCCAGTAACTGGTAAGGTGTATATCCCCTCTGGAGCACTTTCACTAATAAATGAAACAAATGGAATAAAAAAGAATTTTGTTTAAAAAGCAGCCGAAGTTGTCTGAAAATGTGAGTCAAAGGGATTATTTCCCTTTTCTTATTTTTTATATATCCGTAAGTTGTAAACAAGTTTTCACTTATATACATTAAAAAAGTTTGATACATTAAAGAAGTTTGGAATAGGTCTTAATTTAAAAACTGACATACTTCCCACGCAAACTGTGGAGAAGTTTCTTTTCTGGCTGTACGTTTACTGAAGATGGTACGGCCTAAGACCCGTTGAGGGGTATCAGTGCTCCCTTTCCCTGTATCTCTTTCTACAGGGAATTGACCGCTGCCTTTTGGCGTCAATGCTATATTAAAGGCGGCATTAACATCGGCATGGTCAACGTGTCCGCAGTATGGACACTTAAATTGCTTGCTGTGTCGGTTGCCTTTATGTCCGCAGCGGCTGCATTTTTTGCTAGTCGCATGGGGATCAACATAAACTACCTCTACTCCTAGCAGCCTGGCTTTGTATTCAATAAACTGCTGAAGTTGCTGAAATGGCCAGCTGTTCAGGGAGTATTCACAAGACCATGATTGTTTTCCGGTTGTGTTTTTACTTTTGATAGAATATTTGTTGATTTCCTTACTTCTGTTTTTGTCCCTATTTTTTTCCCTTTTTCTTTTTCTACTTTTATTACTCTCGCCTTTTCCTATATCTCCAATCTTGCTGTTGAGTTTTCGGTTTCCTTTAAGGTTTTCCAGTTTAATACCACATTCGTTATATAGAGCGATATCAACAATCTTTCGGCTGATTTTATGGTTCAAGTCCTTTACAATATTTTTTTCCCTAATTTTTACAACTTTTAATTCTTTACTTTTGCCCATATTATAGAGCCGCTTTTTAATGTTTTCGTATTTTTTATGCGTATGGTATCGCATTTTTCCTAACTTCCAGATTTTTCCTGATTCGGGATCCGCTAAAACTGCAATATGTCCTTTAGTATTGCGATCAACTCCTATATAGTGCTCTGAATTTTTGGGCTCGTCATCCGGGAAGACAACTGCTACATAAGCATAGATGTTATCGATTTCTATCTGGGGAATTTTTGTAAAATTACTGGAAAATTGATAGTTCAGTGAAAGTTTTAAACATGGAATTGTAATGGTTCGCTCCTTCCTGTCAACACGGATTGCTCGAGAAGGAATAATCAACTTCACATTCTTTGCGGATCTGAAGTTCTGATTTCGGGAATATTTCTTAAGAATCTGGCAGGAAATAATTGACTTCAAGCCTATATGCTTTATATCTCCAGGAGAAAGAGCCTCAGATACCTGAAGTGAATAAGTCGAAGACAAAGAACCGAGAGAAGGAGGAGCGGAAGAAATGATAGGAAAGTCAGAAGAAAACTCAGAAAAAGTTGAAAATGAGGATGAAGGGGAAGAGGGGAGAGAAGAAATAGGTTTTTGTATAGGAGGCGAGTTAAGGCCTCGGTTTTGAGTCTGATGCTTAATACAGAACTCAGCAACCTTTCGAGCCTTTTGGAGTTCCTCTGTAAAACTTCGATTGTGCTTGATTTTATAGGTCAGTAGCATCCGGGTTATTGCTCCACGGTCATTATTCAGTATATTTTTATAGAATATACATGTTTCTGAAGAAACTTATAAGATATATTTAATTTCTATATATAATTAGCATAAAGATATTTAAGCATTTTGCCAGAGTACATAAAAAGACTTTCCTTTAATAAATGTCAAGAATTATCTTAAGCAGCAAAATCTGAATCGGTAGAAACTTTATAGTTAGATTTCACTAAAAATTATCTTATTTTTGAACATTAATTCTAGGTCGTCCGATATTACATAGTTAAAGTTATTTTCAAATGCTTAGAAGTAATTTTCAGGTCCTTTTTGTTCTGAATCTCAATACAACTGGAGATTATTTTATTTCTCACATAGAAACTTACCATTTATCATAATTAATCCAATACTGGTAATAACAACCAAATAACAAAAAGGAAAAATAATAATTGCCTGGTTAGAAAACAACTAGAACAAAAAGGAAAACATTGATCTTGAACATGATTTTCAGCAACAAAGGTTTTCTGAAATAGAACTTGGAGATTTAACTGAAAAATCAACGGAATTAAATATCTTAGCTAGATGAGGACAATATACAGTTTAGATTATACTGATTAACCTACTAATATATAGAATATATTCAAAAACTATATAATATCGTTTACCTAATTATCTCGTGAAGGCTTTCCAGTACTTGCAAATAGATCTTATGGGCCATAGACAGTTCTCATCTGCGGCTCATAAGATCAACCTGAGATCCCTACTAATGTTGGTAACTGCAAGATTTAAAGGGTTTTTTTACAAGACAATAGCTGAGGAAACTTAGAAAATATTCGAGATTCAGGTAGAGTAATATCAAAGAGAAATACCAAAGGGAAATGTCAAAGGGAAATGTAAAGAGAAATGTCAAAGGGAAATGTAAAGAGAAATGTCAATATTCTTGACTATGATAAGTACACGAGAATAATTTTTCTTTTAATTAATAAATGATATAGAATAAAAATTTGTGGATAAGGAAAGGAGTTGTGGAATGTTTACTATCAAAGAATCAAACCTTAACGAAGGTTACTTTGAAGGAACTAAACTTAAAAGACTTAACCTTCCAGGTGCTGAGCTTATGGAGGTAAACCTTGAAGGAACTAATCTTAAAGGGGCTAACCTTAAAGGAGCTAATCTTAAAGGAGCTAATCTTAAAGGAGCTAACCTTGAAGGAGCTGACCTAAGTTGGGCTATACTTAGAGGAGCTAATCTTGAGGCGACTAACCTTATAAAGGCTAATCTTAAAAAAGCTAACCTTAAAAAAGCTAACCTTAAAGAGGCTGACCTTTTTATGGCTAATCTTGAGGGTGCTAATCTTAAAGAGACTCATTTTTTATCATTTAGTCAATTTTCAAAAGTAAAAACACTTTATGATGCAAAACTAGATGAAGAATTCCTAATACTATTAAAAGGGAAATACCCTTGCCTATTTAAATCACTAGAGCAACAGTTTTTAGAACATCAGAGCAGCCTCTTACTATAAAACATTGCTATTTTCATTGATTTTATCTTTTTCTTCAAAACTCAACAGCAAGACAGTTGAAGATTTAACGTATTGGTTTTTCAGTTAAACTACTTAAATTCCATTCCTGTTAAGTGTCTCTCAACGATCATGACATTAATATCCTTATATCTTGTAAATACTTTATAAATCCAATTAGAGACATTTTTATATCGAATTATCTCATCAGAATACTTTATAAATGCAATTAGATACTTTTTTATACTGCATTGTCTCATCAATTTACCAGATTTAACTTCCTGTTCGGCCTCAGTTAATAGTTCTTCCGGTGTTTCTGCGGTCAATTCGGTAAGATATTTTATAGCTAACCAGGAATTATTTTCCGTGCTCGGTTGCGGGTTTTGATTGTCAAAACATTTCCAAAGTACCGGATCGTTATGCAAGTCGTTAAAGTTTATGAGAAAAATACTCAGGCTTATAATCTATTAACTTCGTTATAATCTATTAACTTAGGACCGACACTTTGACAGGAGTATTCCGCTTGGTAATTTTCAAACAGGCTATATTACAGAATACTTGTGTACACGGAACAATTTTTACAGGTATATTAGAGGTATACGATGGAGACTAGAGATACAGTATTTCTTGTTGTGATGGTTCTGTCATCCTTTCTTCTATCCTTTGAGTGGCTTAGAAGGTTTACATATAAACCCACAAATCCCCTGATCATTCTTTCGGTCATGATTCTTGTCGGAACATTAGCTGTCATGCTTATCTCTGTTAACAATAGGCTTCAGGAGCTCGAAAACAAGATGGAAGCTAAGGACCGTACCCTCAAGGTCAATATGGAAAATACAGAAACAAAGATTGAAGAAAGGATGAATGAGCTATCAAGCAAAATTGACAATGCAGTTTACGAATTCAACCGTAGAAAATATCACTAATTTCATATATAACTTTTTATTTTAGGGCAAAGCCTTTAATTTCCTATTTTAAAGAAGCATATTTCGAATCCCCAGGATTTGTTAACAATCAAATCTAATTTTTTATCCAGAAGTATTTAGTATTTTTATAATATGCCCTTTATAGGCTGGAATCCTCGATATATGCGGCGTTAATTAAAAGAAAAATAATTCAAGTACTTTTTGAATGAACTCTCAGAATGGACTATCGGAATGGACCTTCAAGCTTCATTCAGTTTTGAATTTAATTTATTGATATTTATCTTACTTTTAATCCTAAAATATGCTAATTTTTCTAATGTAATTACTACCCAGCTAGACGTTTCGGGCACAGGTTCCTTGATTTAGTAAACTATATATATTGGTTCTTCTGTAGAACAGAAAAGATCTGAATCTGAACAGTTATAAAATAATTGTTTAGATATTCTGTATCGCAAGTTATTATTACTCAGAGTTAGTATTATTTGGTTACTTGTGTAAGCAGGTAAAGAAGGAAACCTATATGCACTTTAGTCTGGAACCGATTGGCATTATTACAAAGGTTGCAAATAAGTCGGAAATTTTGATTTATTCTGATTTTGAACAGGTTATAAGAAATATCATGTCCAAAATAGGAGAAGGGGCTGAGAAAGGACAGAAGCTTCTGGTCATCCATAAAAGTAACAACCAGAAGCAGGTGGATGGTCACCAGGTCCAGGTCACGAAAGCGACTTTACTGGAAAGAAAAGGTAATTTGCTGACAATATCCAAAATAGAAGCAAACGAAGATTCAGTAATCGATGTTCGACTTGACCTTACCGCTTGATTTTCTTAGGTTTCTATAGAGGCTATAAGCCTATTAAGTCTCGTCTCTTTTCTCTTTCTTGCTGGATAGCTTTGATTGGGCCTCAGGAAGGGCTGATAGAATTAACCTCAAAAAAATGGATTAAAAATATAAAAATATGATTAGAATTCCATAACTTGTCCGGACTCCATGATCTGATGAACTCACTGACTAAATGAGCCAGTGACCGAATGAGTCCAGTCACCGAATGAGTCCAGTCACCGAATGAGTCCAGTCACCGAATGAGTCCAGTCACCGAATGAGTTTCATTGATTAGAACGGAAATTACATCTGTTTCTTTACTTTTTTCCTTCTGTGTAGTACTGTCTTTCAACAATCTATTTCATCGGCAAGTATCTCAGGATAACTCTGAACACGCAGTAAATATAAGACTTCAGTATCTATAAAGCGTATTGAACAATAAATCATATAATTGCTATAAAGCATTTTTGATATTGACCTGTAGTAAAGTCTATTGAGATGTCTCTTGATATCTACTTTCTGCATAACAGTTAAAAAATTAAAAATAAGATTAAAAAATAAGAATAGATTAATAAAGCAAGTAATGAAAGCTCAAAGCTTTCTATTAACTTTCAGACATTCGAGGGAAAACATGGGCACAGATATAGGCGACCTGCTCCAGAAAAGAAAAGTTGAGCTTTCGGATCTTACAAATCAGGTAGTTGCAATCGATGCATTTAATACGCTGCACCAGTTTTTGAGCATCATTCGCCAGCGGGATGGAAGTCCTCTGGTTGATTCTGCAGGGAGAGTAACCTCCCATCTCTCAGGCCTGCTCTACCGAACAGCGAGCCTTGTAGAAGCCGGTGTCAAACCTCTTTTTGTTTTTGACGGCAAACCTCCTGATCTCAAGTCCGAAACCCTGAACCGAAGAAAAGAAGTAAGGGAATCCTCCAGGGAAAAATGGGAGAATGCAAAAGCTGTAGGGGACCTGGAGTCGGCGTATAAGTATGCTCAGGCTTCTTCGAAAGTAAATCAGGAAATTGTTGAAGATTCCAAATATCTCCTCAACGTTATGGGAGTTCCCTTTGTTCAGGCCCCCTGCGAAGGCGAAGCACAGGCTGCACACATGGTTCTCAAAAAAGACGCCAACTGCGTTGCTTCGCAGGATTACGACTCCTTTCTTTTCGGGGCTCCGATTGTTGTCAGAAACCTGGCTGTAACAGGAAAACGGAAGCTTCCGGGAAAGAACATGTATGTTGATGTCGAACCAGAAAAAATCGAGCTGGACGAGACCCTCGAAGCCCTGGAAATTACACGGGAGCAGCTTATAGATATCGCTATCTGTGTGGGCACGGATTATAACAAAGGGCTGGAGAAAGTAGGCCCGAAAACAGCCCTTAAATTAATTAAAAAGCACGGGGATATTTATTCCGTACTTAACGAAAAAAAAGCAGAAATTGAAGCTGTGGATCAGATAAGAGACATTTTTCTCCATCCTGAAGTAACGGATGATTACAAAATAAGATGGGAAAAACCTGACTCTGAAAAACTTCTCGAATTTCTATGCGAGGGGCACGATTTCTCGATTGATAGGGTAGGAAAAGCTGCAGAACGACTTAAAACGGCCTCAGGAGCTAGACAGAAAACTCTTGATCAGTGGTTTTAAGTGATTTTCGTTCAAAACCATTAATTTTCTAATTTTTTATATATTATACATATGTCGTTGTCCTTAACTCTTCATTCAAGGAGGTTTGAGACAGACAAGAATAGGACTGAAATCTTCCCATAAAGAGCACTCAATGTCCATACGCAATTTAGTTTAGATCCAAAAGGCTCTTCGCGGTTTTATGTAGGTTGAAAATAATGATACAGTTGCAAAGTAACCAGACAAAAAGAGAAACATTAAGCTTGAATGTGATATTCAACCACAAATGTTACTAAATTTTAGATATGTTACTTTGAGATTTAAGAATATATGTAAGTTATCCACTCGAAACAGCGAAAAGCCAACATAGTAGTATTTTAGCTTATTAATATTTTATTTTTTTAATGTTTTAGCTTTTTAGCCTATTAGTATTTTAGATTTTTATTATTTTGGCTTTTTAGCTTATTAGTATTTTAGCTTATTAGTATTTTAGCTTATATCTGTAATCCGTTTAGTGATATATATAAAATATTACATTAAACTGGTAAACATTCACATATGTAGGCAAGATGATAGTCATAGATAACACTTCGAGAACTACAATTACTTGTTAAGGTAGTATAATTAAATGAAAAATAAAGCATGAAAGTTTTCCAGCTGGTAGTGTGTCAATTTTTCTGTAAAATCATAAATCTTAATAAATTAGCCATTGGAAAATCCAATATCAAGAGAACTGAATTATGGCCAGTGTATAAAAATTTGACTCTGAATTTACAGAAAATTCGAAAACCCTGAATTCCAGTTAAAAATGCATACAAATAATTGAGATATTTGAAGGAAAAAAATGGATACGAATACAATTGATTGGAATGAAGTTTGGAAAAATCAGATGTTGAAAAACGTAGGTTCAAATCCTGCCGACGATTATGCATCTCTCTGGAGTAAACGATTGAATGCAAAATTGTTTTGGGAAATAACAATGGAAAACGACAAAGGAAGAATTGAGAAGACAATGAATAGTCTTCCAATAACTTCTAAATCTCGAGTGCTCGATATAGGTTCAGGTCCTGGAGTTCTTTCAATTTTAGTTTCTAAAAAAGCAGCTCATGTCACAGCTGTAGAACCTTCAAGGGAAATGATGAGTATTTTGCAGGATAACATCAAAAAATTTGATATTACCAATATTAATTGTGTAAATAAACGTTGGGAAGATGTGGATACAGAAACAGATCTTGAAGGTCCGTACGATATAGTTTTTGCTTCATACTCTCTCGGGATGGTTGACATAAAAAATGCAATAATAAAAATGATTTCTTCTTCTTCAAGTAGTGTGCACCTGTATTGGATTGCAGGAAGCAATTTATGGGATATATATTCCCCTGAGATCTGGCCTGTTCTTCATGGTAAGGATTATCAACCTATGCCAAAAAGCAATATTTTATATAATGTTCTATATCAGATGGGTATTTATCCTAATGTAAATGTGTCCGAATTAAACTATAGAAATAGATTTTCGTCTTTTGATGAAGCTGTCGAGTATTGTATTCCTATGTATAAAATTACAAATTCCTATCAAGAGCAGGTGC belongs to Methanosarcina barkeri 3 and includes:
- a CDS encoding alkaline phosphatase yields the protein METKEKDTLLIISIIGLLLLGNVSSAVAAQFDSNSSVNFTNSTNCESPVTSEAKVKNVIILIPDGCSQSVETLARWYSGKPLELDNMVTGTVSTYSTDSVITDSSSAATAFASGYKTTNGFLSVGPSNSSVLSTLEIPPEELRYRPLATVLEGSKLEGKATGLVATSRVSHATPAAFAAHVDNRDNETEIMKQMVYENIDVVFGGGSSYLTPVADGGKRKDGENLTKTLLDRCYQYVDSRDEMMNLTTGRAWGLFASSHMMPDIDRSSLAPEEPSLAEMTEKSIELLSQDKNGFFLMVEGSQVDWANHANDPNYAVTDFLAFDKAVTVAVDFAKKDGNTLVIAFPDHNTGGMTIGSNSDSNYTSTTVEDVIAPLKGMKLSSTGLETKIGTDLSSENIKKQLKTWWGIDATDEDITEILKLYNNEKGLSLDYAISEVISRNHTVIGWTTHGHSGDDVPLWAYGPDHLTGHVDNTEIAGYIAKELGFDLNKTNSCLFTEVGEVFSKDNGDGKLDKNEYLLNTTDSSNPVLQIGDDKLPVNTNILIKNGVAHELEGIVVYAPVTGKVYIPSGALSLINETNGIKKNFV
- a CDS encoding zinc ribbon domain-containing protein encodes the protein MSSTYSLQVSEALSPGDIKHIGLKSIISCQILKKYSRNQNFRSAKNVKLIIPSRAIRVDRKERTITIPCLKLSLNYQFSSNFTKIPQIEIDNIYAYVAVVFPDDEPKNSEHYIGVDRNTKGHIAVLADPESGKIWKLGKMRYHTHKKYENIKKRLYNMGKSKELKVVKIREKNIVKDLNHKISRKIVDIALYNECGIKLENLKGNRKLNSKIGDIGKGESNKSRKRKREKNRDKNRSKEINKYSIKSKNTTGKQSWSCEYSLNSWPFQQLQQFIEYKARLLGVEVVYVDPHATSKKCSRCGHKGNRHSKQFKCPYCGHVDHADVNAAFNIALTPKGSGQFPVERDTGKGSTDTPQRVLGRTIFSKRTARKETSPQFAWEVCQFLN
- a CDS encoding pentapeptide repeat-containing protein, whose amino-acid sequence is MFTIKESNLNEGYFEGTKLKRLNLPGAELMEVNLEGTNLKGANLKGANLKGANLKGANLEGADLSWAILRGANLEATNLIKANLKKANLKKANLKEADLFMANLEGANLKETHFLSFSQFSKVKTLYDAKLDEEFLILLKGKYPCLFKSLEQQFLEHQSSLLL
- the fen gene encoding flap endonuclease-1 — protein: MGTDIGDLLQKRKVELSDLTNQVVAIDAFNTLHQFLSIIRQRDGSPLVDSAGRVTSHLSGLLYRTASLVEAGVKPLFVFDGKPPDLKSETLNRRKEVRESSREKWENAKAVGDLESAYKYAQASSKVNQEIVEDSKYLLNVMGVPFVQAPCEGEAQAAHMVLKKDANCVASQDYDSFLFGAPIVVRNLAVTGKRKLPGKNMYVDVEPEKIELDETLEALEITREQLIDIAICVGTDYNKGLEKVGPKTALKLIKKHGDIYSVLNEKKAEIEAVDQIRDIFLHPEVTDDYKIRWEKPDSEKLLEFLCEGHDFSIDRVGKAAERLKTASGARQKTLDQWF
- a CDS encoding bifunctional 2-polyprenyl-6-hydroxyphenol methylase/3-demethylubiquinol 3-O-methyltransferase UbiG; this encodes MDTNTIDWNEVWKNQMLKNVGSNPADDYASLWSKRLNAKLFWEITMENDKGRIEKTMNSLPITSKSRVLDIGSGPGVLSILVSKKAAHVTAVEPSREMMSILQDNIKKFDITNINCVNKRWEDVDTETDLEGPYDIVFASYSLGMVDIKNAIIKMISSSSSSVHLYWIAGSNLWDIYSPEIWPVLHGKDYQPMPKSNILYNVLYQMGIYPNVNVSELNYRNRFSSFDEAVEYCIPMYKITNSYQEQVLRDYLKRILKNRDGFLTIEAQTNHVEMWWQK